The Lactobacillus sp. CBA3605 genome contains a region encoding:
- a CDS encoding Fur family transcriptional regulator → MAADMLTQALQQLKDHKIRVTPQRQIILTYLVTHHNHPSVETIYQALAAQLPNLSLATVYNTLKLFVDLGLVIELQNGDAGTHYDFFGRPHYHVVCENCGKITDVFEPDLGLVETKAAEISGYLVTGHNMEVYGLCPDCQKKLNVTKLADLKRLHLKNDAE, encoded by the coding sequence ATGGCAGCGGATATGCTAACACAAGCCCTACAACAATTAAAAGATCACAAAATTCGGGTCACCCCACAGCGTCAGATAATTTTGACCTACTTGGTAACCCATCACAATCATCCTTCCGTGGAAACTATTTATCAGGCATTAGCCGCGCAACTACCTAATTTAAGCCTAGCAACGGTCTATAACACGCTCAAACTTTTTGTCGATTTAGGCCTCGTGATTGAATTACAAAATGGTGATGCCGGTACCCATTATGACTTTTTTGGCCGGCCCCATTATCATGTTGTTTGCGAAAACTGTGGTAAAATTACCGACGTCTTTGAACCCGATTTAGGTCTGGTTGAAACCAAAGCCGCCGAGATTTCTGGCTATTTAGTCACTGGTCACAATATGGAAGTCTACGGTCTCTGTCCCGATTGTCAAAAGAAACTTAATGTTACGAAACTTGCTGATTTAAAACGCCTCCACTTAAAAAATGATGCTGAATAA
- a CDS encoding PLD nuclease N-terminal domain-containing protein gives MIKHCQKKQQLSRRGRQQVAPFVAFELVATSIAMIDIVRAKSVRRGHKFGWLLLALVQPIGPWLYFKFGQTKD, from the coding sequence ATGATTAAACATTGTCAAAAAAAGCAACAGTTATCACGGCGAGGACGTCAACAAGTGGCGCCTTTTGTGGCATTCGAGTTAGTTGCAACCAGTATCGCAATGATTGATATCGTACGAGCTAAATCGGTGCGTCGTGGTCATAAGTTCGGTTGGTTATTGTTAGCCCTGGTCCAACCGATTGGCCCTTGGTTGTATTTCAAGTTCGGCCAAACTAAGGATTAA
- a CDS encoding metallophosphoesterase, which translates to MQRLHIIQISDLDLTPRGQLSVHHQQLDPWHKLATIIQDIRTLPVQPDLIVLTGDLIHGGSATDYQRLHVVVHQMKAEFQCHVRVILGNHDNREAFYAGYLPANPGPYYTSRMRIGRNDFYFLDSKVTGFEAGELALKQLQWLGKHLRQAPTKRAFLFLHHPLDGPTMQNMHYAILQNTSALLSVLRGHNIGGVFTGHVHFATTYLVGDRILNAVAEPAAYRIDCTDPQMHLVHESSGYQVITVERGQVGVATRQLLYRPAVIDTIRIANARFLVPSPLTSRIC; encoded by the coding sequence GTGCAACGGTTGCATATTATTCAGATTTCCGATTTGGATTTGACACCGCGTGGTCAATTGTCGGTTCATCATCAACAGCTCGATCCTTGGCATAAGTTGGCGACGATTATTCAAGATATTCGGACGTTACCCGTTCAACCGGATTTAATCGTTTTAACGGGTGATTTGATTCATGGCGGTAGTGCCACTGATTATCAGCGGTTACATGTCGTTGTTCATCAGATGAAAGCAGAATTTCAATGCCATGTCCGAGTGATTCTTGGGAATCATGATAATCGTGAGGCCTTTTATGCGGGGTACTTACCGGCTAATCCTGGGCCGTATTATACGAGTCGGATGCGTATTGGGCGCAATGATTTTTATTTTTTAGATTCTAAGGTGACTGGTTTTGAAGCGGGAGAATTAGCTTTAAAACAGTTACAATGGCTAGGCAAACATTTACGTCAAGCGCCAACCAAGCGGGCTTTTCTTTTTTTACATCATCCGTTAGACGGACCGACAATGCAGAACATGCACTATGCCATTCTTCAAAATACGTCAGCACTGTTATCCGTCTTACGAGGTCATAATATTGGCGGTGTTTTTACCGGCCACGTGCATTTCGCCACGACCTATTTAGTCGGTGATCGTATCTTAAATGCAGTTGCGGAGCCAGCGGCGTATCGCATTGATTGCACTGACCCACAGATGCATCTGGTGCACGAAAGTAGTGGTTATCAAGTGATTACGGTGGAACGGGGGCAGGTGGGCGTTGCCACCCGGCAATTATTATATCGGCCAGCGGTGATTGATACGATTCGGATTGCCAATGCGCGTTTCTTAGTACCATCACCACTAACATCACGAATTTGTTAG
- a CDS encoding GNAT family N-acetyltransferase has product MKNILAGPRVVLAVPRPEDFDEISDWYTAGSFVRNLDTLPARPLSGEELEQTYRNLSRDTEFYFHIRTADDDRLLGFVTLFNIEWNNQISQLAIAIGDATDRGQGYGTEALNLMLNYGFNELNLYKVCLDVIATNQAAIAVYQNSGFEFEGTNKLAVKRDGQRHDLYSMGLFAADFQPRIKLD; this is encoded by the coding sequence TTGAAGAATATTTTAGCTGGTCCACGCGTTGTTCTAGCGGTCCCACGACCTGAAGATTTTGACGAAATTAGTGATTGGTACACCGCTGGTAGTTTTGTCCGTAATCTGGACACCTTACCAGCCCGGCCACTATCCGGTGAAGAACTTGAACAGACTTACCGCAATCTTAGTCGTGATACTGAATTTTACTTTCACATTCGTACAGCCGACGATGATCGGTTACTAGGCTTTGTCACGTTGTTCAACATTGAATGGAATAATCAAATCAGTCAATTAGCTATTGCCATCGGTGACGCAACTGACCGTGGTCAAGGCTATGGTACCGAAGCCTTAAATCTCATGCTTAATTATGGTTTTAATGAATTAAACTTATATAAAGTTTGTTTGGACGTTATTGCAACTAACCAAGCAGCCATTGCAGTTTATCAGAATAGTGGCTTTGAATTTGAAGGCACGAATAAGCTCGCTGTCAAGCGTGACGGGCAACGCCATGACTTGTATAGCATGGGACTATTTGCCGCTGATTTTCAACCCCGAATCAAACTAGACTAA
- a CDS encoding CidA/LrgA family protein, translating into MKPKHKWSFIRQIMIYGAILLASSLISELMAQLWPDFPMPPALIGMIMLYGLLTFKIVKLEQVEGVSNFFVQIISLIFIPSGVALATKLDVLKAEGLQIIVVIILSTLMLLLFTAGIAWVLVQAKTWLQDRRSNSPVEED; encoded by the coding sequence ATGAAACCTAAACACAAATGGTCGTTTATTAGACAAATCATGATTTATGGGGCAATTTTATTAGCAAGTAGTTTGATTTCAGAACTAATGGCCCAACTCTGGCCGGACTTTCCCATGCCACCAGCCTTGATTGGGATGATTATGCTATACGGTCTGTTAACATTTAAGATTGTTAAATTAGAACAGGTTGAAGGCGTTAGTAACTTTTTTGTGCAAATCATCAGTTTGATTTTTATTCCTTCCGGGGTCGCATTGGCAACGAAGCTAGATGTTTTGAAAGCTGAAGGACTACAAATTATCGTGGTCATCATTTTATCGACGCTGATGTTACTACTTTTTACCGCTGGCATTGCCTGGGTCTTGGTCCAAGCTAAGACGTGGCTACAAGATCGACGGTCGAATTCTCCAGTAGAAGAGGATTAA
- a CDS encoding LrgB family protein: protein MNYLLNNPFFGIGLTVLVYGIGEYLYHKTNRFVLFQPLFFGMLLGIGLLVLIASALQAPLHKVYQAYQIGGDWLFWLVAPATVSFAVPLYKRNDIFKKHWDVILLALFLGLLFSLFGIYGVSRALNLTDEALGAMLVQAATTAIALPVAESVGGDQAIAAFAVILNSVLIYALGDHFIRWFKLHKNPLGAGLGFGIAGNAVGATKAIEVSEAAGATGAIAFVIAGILVNFMVPVFARLVGLG from the coding sequence TTGAATTATCTTCTCAATAATCCATTCTTTGGCATCGGTTTGACCGTGTTAGTTTATGGGATTGGCGAGTATTTGTATCATAAAACGAATCGTTTTGTCTTATTCCAGCCATTGTTTTTTGGAATGTTACTCGGGATTGGTTTACTGGTATTGATTGCGTCAGCCCTGCAAGCACCGCTGCACAAAGTTTATCAGGCTTATCAAATTGGCGGCGACTGGTTATTTTGGCTAGTAGCGCCTGCCACCGTTTCATTTGCGGTCCCACTATATAAACGTAATGATATTTTTAAGAAGCATTGGGACGTGATTTTGCTAGCGTTATTTTTAGGACTATTATTCTCACTATTCGGAATTTATGGCGTGTCTCGGGCGTTAAACCTGACAGATGAAGCTTTGGGTGCCATGTTAGTTCAAGCGGCGACGACGGCAATTGCTTTACCAGTTGCTGAATCGGTCGGTGGTGACCAAGCCATTGCGGCATTTGCGGTTATTCTGAACTCAGTCTTGATCTATGCTTTAGGTGACCACTTTATCCGTTGGTTCAAGTTACATAAGAACCCGTTAGGTGCCGGCTTAGGGTTTGGAATTGCTGGCAATGCGGTTGGTGCAACTAAAGCGATTGAAGTTAGTGAGGCTGCTGGCGCAACTGGCGCGATTGCCTTTGTGATTGCTGGGATACTAGTTAACTTTATGGTGCCAGTCTTTGCCCGGTTAGTCGGTCTCGGTTAA
- a CDS encoding DegV family protein, whose protein sequence is MTIKIVTDSSVQLTAAEIDQYDINIVSLLVGFNGDLVADTTVSRADFDREMTTNPKLPTTSQPPIGDFVTCYNALTADGSQVLSLHLTETLSGTVNAARQAAKLATGQVTVIDTQSADRGMAFQVLTAARMAHAGADLNAILAKIAVIRQQTHVYLFVDTLDNLVKGGRVPKIAGVVTNLIKLKFVFELVEGKLKLYTRGRGKKALIKAQTQILAELADVSRVESAGISYVGAETVAQAPQALMQKVAPQADLLVARTSPIIATHTGTGAYALMFQVVD, encoded by the coding sequence ATGACAATTAAAATCGTCACTGATTCATCGGTCCAATTAACTGCGGCCGAAATTGACCAATATGATATTAACATTGTTTCGTTGCTGGTGGGCTTTAATGGTGATTTGGTGGCTGATACCACGGTTTCACGAGCTGACTTTGACCGTGAAATGACAACTAATCCGAAATTACCGACGACTAGTCAACCGCCAATTGGGGACTTTGTAACGTGCTACAATGCGTTAACTGCGGATGGAAGTCAAGTGCTGTCACTCCATCTCACTGAAACCTTAAGTGGGACTGTGAATGCTGCGCGCCAAGCTGCTAAGCTGGCGACTGGTCAGGTGACTGTTATTGATACGCAATCTGCTGATCGCGGGATGGCTTTTCAAGTGCTAACGGCTGCGCGGATGGCGCATGCGGGTGCCGATTTAAACGCAATTTTGGCTAAGATTGCAGTCATTCGACAACAGACGCATGTTTATCTGTTTGTGGATACCTTAGATAACTTAGTTAAGGGTGGGCGAGTCCCTAAAATTGCCGGTGTCGTGACTAATCTAATCAAATTAAAGTTTGTGTTTGAATTAGTTGAAGGTAAGTTAAAGTTGTATACGCGGGGACGTGGAAAAAAAGCGTTAATTAAAGCGCAAACTCAGATTTTAGCGGAATTAGCGGATGTTAGTCGAGTTGAATCCGCGGGTATCTCGTATGTAGGCGCTGAAACGGTGGCGCAAGCCCCACAAGCTTTGATGCAAAAAGTAGCGCCGCAAGCAGATTTATTAGTTGCTCGAACGAGTCCCATTATTGCGACACATACGGGTACTGGTGCCTATGCATTAATGTTTCAAGTGGTTGATTAA
- a CDS encoding NAD(P)H-dependent oxidoreductase, translating into MKLVAIVGTNAEKSYNRDLLQYMKQHFSENVTMQIAEIDQIPLFKECNATVELPESVKTLANQIQAADGVIIGVPEYDHAVPAALKSVIEWLSYRVHPFAGKPLMIVGTSLGIQGTSRAQDELRLILNAPGVGATVLPGNEFMLSFAPKAFNEQGSLVDPHTVNFLESCFANFTKLVKSQNNGPALTVKWQGNYDVIVLGFGGAGASAARFAADNGAHVLMVEAAPYGREGGNTRYSAQHVVMGDSLTDLTDYYHALNAPFAMPEKTLQAYLSGMHQIPEYFKQYLGIPAVSWKHDIKPGDAVAIKKTMAEYPELKGSQTVDFALVHKRDKDAGLWKVLRQKVLDRADQIDVWLDSRAQTLIQEPGTGIVRGVRIKRQGQLFNVHAKNGVVLAMGGFENNPELVQTYLHSQRLTPLGTLFNRGDGIKMAQSVGAKMWHMTNYESHGILPGLTFKEADNERGRQLEWPKLKQGSILVIADDGTRYFPEDAPHRHGHIKTHGSWLIPMNNQHPYLVFDQTQYDEFKQELAQKGQLPYPEFMQKLVSATSLAQLAEKLTVPTAKLESTVASFNQFKRLGQDYEFGRDSASMRCFDDGPYYAIAVVNDVLNTQGGPERNEKAQILDINNKPIPHLFGAGELGGIVANCYQGGGNLAECLIFGKLAGENAAAAKDDTDAVNANDVNGINDIVAIEQTTKIDLGTDQYLGSSNSGLGGKVVVRVTYRNNRLEKVEVMQHHESEDVGLVALDQLPKAMVAANSTDVDAISGASASSRAIKEAVKDALKQVN; encoded by the coding sequence ATGAAATTAGTTGCAATCGTTGGGACCAATGCTGAAAAATCTTATAATCGAGATTTATTACAGTATATGAAGCAGCACTTTAGTGAAAATGTCACGATGCAGATTGCGGAAATTGATCAAATACCACTGTTTAAAGAATGCAATGCAACTGTTGAATTACCGGAGTCAGTAAAAACATTAGCTAATCAAATTCAAGCAGCCGACGGTGTCATCATTGGTGTTCCAGAATATGACCATGCCGTACCGGCAGCACTGAAAAGTGTGATTGAATGGTTATCATACCGTGTTCACCCATTTGCGGGGAAGCCACTCATGATTGTGGGAACTTCATTGGGGATTCAAGGAACCTCGCGCGCACAAGATGAATTACGGTTAATTTTGAATGCACCGGGAGTTGGGGCAACGGTGCTGCCCGGTAATGAATTCATGTTAAGCTTTGCGCCAAAGGCTTTTAATGAACAAGGCAGTTTGGTTGATCCACATACGGTTAATTTTTTGGAAAGTTGTTTTGCCAATTTTACGAAACTTGTAAAATCCCAAAATAACGGCCCAGCTTTAACCGTTAAGTGGCAAGGAAATTATGATGTGATTGTATTAGGATTTGGCGGTGCCGGTGCCTCTGCAGCCCGTTTTGCAGCCGATAATGGCGCGCATGTGTTGATGGTTGAGGCGGCGCCATATGGTCGTGAAGGTGGTAATACCCGTTATTCAGCGCAACACGTCGTAATGGGGGATAGCTTGACTGATTTAACTGATTATTATCATGCGTTAAATGCACCGTTTGCCATGCCGGAAAAGACATTACAGGCTTATTTATCAGGGATGCATCAAATACCCGAGTATTTTAAGCAGTACTTGGGTATTCCGGCAGTTAGCTGGAAACATGATATTAAACCTGGGGATGCTGTCGCAATTAAAAAAACGATGGCCGAATATCCAGAACTAAAGGGGAGTCAAACAGTTGATTTTGCACTAGTCCATAAACGTGATAAAGATGCTGGTTTATGGAAAGTACTGCGACAAAAAGTATTAGACCGAGCTGATCAGATTGATGTTTGGCTAGACTCACGAGCGCAAACTTTGATTCAAGAACCTGGTACTGGAATTGTTCGTGGTGTCCGGATTAAGCGGCAAGGTCAATTATTCAATGTGCATGCCAAAAATGGGGTTGTTTTAGCCATGGGTGGGTTTGAAAATAATCCAGAACTGGTTCAAACTTATTTGCACAGTCAACGATTAACACCACTGGGGACCTTATTCAATCGTGGTGATGGTATCAAAATGGCGCAATCAGTTGGCGCTAAGATGTGGCATATGACGAATTATGAATCACATGGTATTCTGCCTGGATTAACTTTTAAGGAAGCTGATAATGAACGTGGTCGTCAGCTAGAATGGCCTAAGTTGAAGCAAGGCAGTATTCTAGTAATTGCTGATGACGGGACGCGTTATTTTCCAGAGGATGCGCCGCATCGTCATGGACATATTAAGACGCATGGTTCTTGGTTAATTCCGATGAACAATCAGCATCCGTACTTAGTATTTGACCAAACGCAATATGATGAATTTAAGCAAGAACTAGCACAAAAAGGTCAGTTACCCTATCCAGAATTTATGCAGAAACTAGTCTCAGCAACTTCGCTAGCGCAATTAGCTGAAAAATTAACTGTGCCAACTGCCAAGCTTGAAAGTACAGTGGCAAGCTTTAATCAGTTTAAGCGATTAGGTCAAGATTATGAATTTGGACGGGATTCGGCAAGTATGCGTTGTTTTGATGACGGGCCATATTATGCAATTGCGGTTGTTAATGACGTTTTAAACACGCAAGGCGGACCAGAACGTAATGAAAAGGCTCAAATTCTAGATATTAATAATAAACCAATTCCACATTTGTTTGGTGCCGGTGAACTTGGTGGGATTGTGGCTAATTGCTATCAAGGTGGTGGTAATCTAGCTGAATGTCTTATTTTTGGAAAACTAGCGGGTGAAAATGCAGCAGCTGCTAAAGATGATACTGATGCCGTTAATGCCAATGATGTTAATGGGATTAATGATATTGTGGCTATTGAGCAGACGACTAAGATTGATTTGGGGACTGATCAATATCTAGGTAGTTCCAATAGTGGGCTTGGTGGTAAGGTCGTAGTGCGCGTAACTTATCGTAATAATCGGCTGGAAAAGGTAGAGGTTATGCAACACCATGAAAGCGAAGATGTTGGGTTAGTAGCGCTTGATCAATTACCAAAAGCAATGGTTGCGGCGAATTCCACCGATGTTGATGCGATTTCTGGAGCCTCTGCTTCAAGTCGCGCGATTAAAGAGGCCGTGAAGGATGCTTTAAAGCAAGTTAATTAA
- a CDS encoding DASS family sodium-coupled anion symporter → MNNKINWKAFILPLVLGIGLWLLTPVKPAAISPTAWHLFAIFVATIIACVTKPLPMMATTLIGITAATLTGIFTMDEVTAGFGNSTAWMVAMCMFMAAGFIKSGLGKRIAYLFVKLFGKHTLGLAYALSAVDTVLAIGIPSNNARVNGIMYPIIDNLSHEMGSDPKQGTQRKLGSFLIFNEYEINNVTSGLFLTGLAGNMVALGLAKTQGITISWLQWFTAASVPGLISLLVIPFILYKVYPPEIKATPNARAWADKRLNELGKMALSEKIMLLTFLLAIILWLVGISIGIDATTVSFIAVVILLLTGVITTKDLLNESFAWNILVWLSIIMLMSKKLMTLGFFPWFSSTLGHSLHGMNWILVLIILFLAYFYLHYMFPSVSTQISALYAGFLSVAIGAGVPTTLAALMLAFCGSIYLSTTPYSAGPAALLSGTGYVTNKEWWQLSALIGLVFNIIWLGGGLLWTKVLGLW, encoded by the coding sequence ATGAATAATAAAATTAATTGGAAAGCTTTTATTTTACCCTTAGTACTGGGGATTGGGCTCTGGTTACTCACACCAGTTAAGCCTGCAGCGATTAGTCCAACCGCCTGGCATCTATTCGCTATTTTCGTTGCTACTATCATCGCTTGCGTGACTAAACCCTTGCCAATGATGGCGACCACCTTAATCGGTATCACGGCCGCCACTCTAACTGGAATTTTCACTATGGACGAAGTCACAGCTGGATTTGGCAATTCTACCGCTTGGATGGTTGCCATGTGTATGTTTATGGCAGCTGGCTTTATTAAATCCGGCTTAGGCAAAAGGATTGCTTACCTATTTGTCAAATTATTTGGTAAACACACTTTAGGATTAGCCTATGCTTTGTCTGCGGTCGATACCGTTTTAGCAATTGGTATTCCAAGCAATAATGCTCGGGTTAACGGCATTATGTATCCAATTATTGATAACCTTTCTCATGAAATGGGTTCTGATCCCAAGCAAGGAACGCAACGTAAATTAGGCTCATTTCTAATTTTTAATGAATATGAAATTAACAACGTTACTTCTGGGTTATTTTTAACTGGGTTAGCAGGCAACATGGTTGCCTTAGGACTGGCGAAAACCCAAGGTATCACAATTTCGTGGTTGCAATGGTTTACTGCAGCCAGCGTACCAGGGCTTATTTCACTATTGGTCATTCCTTTCATCTTATATAAAGTTTATCCACCTGAGATTAAAGCAACACCGAATGCACGTGCTTGGGCAGATAAACGACTTAACGAACTTGGCAAAATGGCCCTCAGTGAAAAAATCATGTTACTGACTTTCTTACTTGCGATTATTTTATGGTTGGTCGGCATAAGTATCGGTATCGATGCGACGACAGTTAGCTTTATTGCCGTAGTCATCTTGTTACTTACTGGGGTCATCACAACTAAAGACCTGTTAAATGAAAGTTTTGCCTGGAATATTCTAGTTTGGCTATCCATTATTATGTTGATGTCGAAAAAACTAATGACGCTCGGCTTCTTCCCTTGGTTCTCAAGTACATTAGGTCATTCACTCCATGGCATGAATTGGATTCTAGTTCTAATTATTTTATTCTTGGCTTACTTCTATTTACATTACATGTTTCCAAGTGTTTCAACCCAGATTTCAGCCCTCTATGCTGGTTTCCTTTCAGTAGCCATTGGTGCTGGCGTCCCCACTACTTTAGCGGCCCTAATGTTAGCCTTTTGTGGTTCTATCTATTTGTCAACAACACCATACTCCGCTGGCCCGGCAGCCTTACTTTCCGGTACCGGCTATGTGACCAATAAAGAATGGTGGCAATTAAGTGCACTCATCGGACTTGTCTTCAATATCATTTGGCTGGGCGGCGGCCTACTGTGGACTAAGGTGCTTGGCCTTTGGTGA
- a CDS encoding LysR family transcriptional regulator, protein MNERDLKYFCSLVETGNYTATAKQFQVTQPAISVALKRLETKYATKLLTQSNHRARLVTTSAGQVLYIKARHLIKEFTQIELEVQHASDQKVRLGFSHIAGGIWLPRVIEAFAHHHLLASVTTEVAISEQLLEQLRNHKLDAAIFSTLQPMQSDDLQVFQLETHPLCVLANIQQPISRLRMIEATDLQQLPIIARLPHSLPRTALTRYCSRSNVQPKIIYEAHSNQLVERLVARNLGIGFVINGSVALSPNVVKIPLKPSQSIDCYMQLAVRKSFLPNDYQTRCIDLLKEIKVQE, encoded by the coding sequence ATGAACGAGCGTGATTTAAAATACTTTTGTAGCTTAGTCGAAACTGGTAATTACACTGCGACTGCTAAGCAATTTCAGGTAACACAACCAGCAATTTCAGTTGCACTCAAACGACTTGAGACCAAATATGCCACTAAACTATTAACTCAGTCTAATCACCGAGCACGCTTAGTTACCACCTCAGCTGGACAGGTTTTATATATTAAAGCTCGTCACCTAATTAAAGAATTTACTCAAATTGAATTAGAAGTGCAACATGCTAGTGATCAAAAAGTCAGACTTGGATTTTCACACATTGCTGGTGGAATTTGGCTACCGCGCGTCATTGAAGCCTTTGCCCATCATCACTTATTGGCCTCCGTCACGACTGAAGTTGCTATTTCTGAACAGCTACTCGAACAGTTGCGTAATCATAAGTTAGATGCCGCTATTTTTTCAACACTACAGCCAATGCAATCAGATGATTTGCAAGTATTTCAATTAGAAACACACCCTCTATGTGTACTGGCTAACATTCAGCAACCAATCAGTCGCTTACGGATGATTGAAGCAACTGATTTACAACAGTTACCCATCATTGCCCGTTTACCACATTCACTACCAAGAACAGCGTTAACTCGCTATTGTAGTCGTAGTAATGTTCAACCTAAAATCATCTATGAGGCTCATTCTAATCAGCTCGTTGAAAGATTAGTCGCTCGCAATTTAGGCATCGGGTTCGTCATTAACGGTTCCGTTGCTTTAAGCCCTAATGTTGTTAAGATTCCGCTTAAGCCTAGTCAATCAATTGATTGTTACATGCAACTGGCGGTTCGAAAATCCTTCTTACCAAACGATTATCAAACACGTTGTATCGACTTGTTAAAAGAAATTAAGGTTCAAGAGTAA
- a CDS encoding zinc metallopeptidase codes for MAASSYVNRTFKHYDTYRSQSNTTGTAAAQFILTQTGINDVGVQAISGDLTDNYNGQTKVLSLSASTAQSTSVAAIGVAAHECGHAVQDHVNYWPMRLRTALVPAANLGSTLSLPIIIVGVLLSYNQTLIHVGILLFSLALLFQLVTLPVEFNASRRALTILASGGVLTPAEVPMVRKVLIAAALTYVAAALSTFLQLLRLIILFGGNRDND; via the coding sequence ATGGCCGCATCAAGCTATGTCAACCGGACCTTCAAACACTACGATACCTATCGGAGTCAATCTAATACGACAGGAACCGCCGCGGCGCAGTTTATTTTGACCCAAACAGGAATTAACGACGTGGGCGTCCAGGCCATCAGTGGTGACTTAACCGATAACTATAATGGACAGACTAAGGTACTTAGTCTATCAGCCTCAACGGCACAATCTACGTCAGTCGCAGCCATCGGTGTCGCCGCACACGAATGCGGGCACGCTGTACAAGATCACGTGAACTATTGGCCCATGCGGCTCCGAACGGCCCTCGTTCCAGCAGCTAATCTCGGGTCAACGTTATCTTTACCCATTATTATTGTGGGGGTCTTACTCAGTTACAATCAGACCTTAATTCATGTTGGCATTTTATTGTTCTCACTAGCACTACTATTTCAACTGGTGACTTTACCGGTTGAATTCAATGCTTCCAGACGGGCATTAACGATTCTAGCAAGTGGCGGAGTACTCACACCGGCAGAAGTTCCGATGGTCCGTAAAGTGCTCATTGCCGCCGCATTAACTTATGTGGCAGCGGCGCTCTCCACTTTCCTACAATTACTCCGACTAATCATCCTATTCGGCGGTAACCGCGACAATGATTAA
- a CDS encoding alpha/beta hydrolase yields MKKRRWMAALAAPFMLISATLLASEKLYNFAFKRVDYVPETSADKQKYATDYWAYVDWLKRQPLQTWHLNRDDTANQLVAKFVPAKNPSRRTVIVSHGYKGDGETMANYAYMFHNLGYNVLLPDDRGHGQSAGRYISFGWQDRHDYADWVQEVLHKMGQQAEIVLFGVSMGGATVEMMSGEVLPPQVKAIIADCGYTSLADELTYLLKRQFHLPKYPIVPLVSFINRHRMGYFISDVSSVEQLRHNTRPIFFIHGEKDVYVPSWMLKQNYQAAGGPKQMWQVPNASHAESFWVDPATYEKHIKTFLNRYLTS; encoded by the coding sequence ATGAAAAAGCGCCGTTGGATGGCCGCTTTAGCCGCACCATTCATGTTAATTTCAGCGACCCTGCTCGCTAGTGAAAAATTATATAATTTTGCTTTTAAACGAGTTGATTACGTCCCTGAAACGTCCGCCGACAAACAAAAATATGCGACTGATTATTGGGCCTATGTCGATTGGCTAAAACGCCAGCCCTTGCAAACTTGGCATTTAAATCGTGACGACACTGCTAATCAGCTGGTCGCCAAGTTCGTGCCCGCCAAAAATCCAAGTCGGCGAACCGTTATTGTCTCTCATGGCTATAAGGGTGATGGTGAAACCATGGCCAATTATGCCTATATGTTTCATAACCTCGGTTACAATGTCTTGTTACCTGATGATCGTGGTCATGGTCAAAGTGCCGGCCGCTATATTAGTTTTGGGTGGCAAGATCGACACGATTATGCGGATTGGGTCCAAGAAGTGCTACACAAGATGGGCCAACAAGCTGAAATTGTGCTTTTCGGCGTTAGTATGGGAGGCGCAACCGTGGAAATGATGAGCGGTGAAGTCCTCCCACCACAAGTTAAAGCAATTATTGCGGACTGTGGCTACACCAGTCTGGCAGATGAACTCACTTATTTGCTCAAACGCCAATTTCATTTACCAAAATACCCGATTGTACCGCTGGTCAGCTTCATTAACCGCCACCGGATGGGCTATTTTATTAGTGATGTTAGTTCAGTGGAACAACTCCGCCATAACACCCGTCCCATTTTCTTTATTCATGGTGAAAAGGACGTTTATGTGCCTAGTTGGATGTTGAAACAAAACTATCAAGCCGCGGGCGGGCCTAAGCAGATGTGGCAAGTACCGAATGCTAGTCATGCTGAAAGCTTTTGGGTCGACCCCGCTACTTATGAAAAACACATTAAGACCTTTCTTAACCGCTATCTAACCAGCTAA